In a single window of the Bacillus rossius redtenbacheri isolate Brsri chromosome 8, Brsri_v3, whole genome shotgun sequence genome:
- the LOC134535341 gene encoding endo-polygalacturonase-like — protein MHRQALNILATITILALIPSNDARDLRNVTEPKTPQTCISLKAGGKDDTESIQKALNSCTKGKAVALASGNFNSGPFTIPSGVSLLVDSGVVLRAIPDPKLYDRGSDLCGTIDDIGEGCKPFITISGAEGSGIYGKGTIDGQGGHKMIGNNITWWHLARNALAVHRQQNNPTLVYIVNSTDITLYQITIVFSPFYHVQSSNTNGFTVWGVTVNSSSSALNSDGIDPTGSINVTIAHCNISTGDDNIAISSLHGPARHISVFDNYFGHGNSMAIGSGTLYGVSEVTVSNMTMNRVRYGLYIKSDTLNGGLVANVTYENICLYDSPWPITLTTNYYHKTGNHTPVYRNIHFNNIRVLTNGTFTLHGLSKSYPIEVSFNNVHVAKGSKWSVRYAQVNGTWEDDASGSSCSNPSN, from the coding sequence ATGCATCGGCAGGCACTCAACATCTTAGCTACCATAACGATATTGGCTTTGATTCCTTCAAACGATGCAAGGGATCTTCGCAATGTCACGGAACCAAAGACGCCTCAGACCTGCATATCTCTGAAGGCAGGTGGCAAAGACGACACAGAGAGCATCCAAAAGGCCCTGAACTCTTGCACGAAAGGCAAAGCTGTTGCGTTGGCCTCCGGAAATTTCAACTCTGGGCCATTCACCATACCATCAGGTGTCAGTCTTCTGGTGGACAGCGGGGTGGTTCTGAGGGCCATACCAGATCCTAAGTTGTACGACCGAGGTTCAGATCTCTGCGGTACCATAGACGACATTGGTGAAGGGTGTAAACCTTTCATCACAATTTCCGGAGCCGAAGGCAGTGGAATCTATGGTAAGGGTACGATCGATGGTCAAGGTGGACATAAAATGATTGGAAATAACATCACCTGGTGGCATCTGGCCAGAAATGCGTTGGCAGTACACAGGCAGCAGAACAATCCTACGCTCGTGTACATTGTAAACTCCACTGACATCACCTTGTATCAGATAACCATCGTGTTCTCGCCGTTCTACCACGTCCAATCCAGCAACACCAACGGCTTCACCGTGTGGGGCGTAACCGTCAATTCTTCCAGCAGCGCGCTCAACAGCGATGGCATCGACCCGACAGGGTCGATCAACGTGACGATCGCCCACTGCAACATCAGCACCGGCGACGACAACATCGCCATCTCGTCTCTGCACGGCCCCGCGAGACACATCTCCGTGTTCGACAACTACTTCGGCCACGGCAATTCAATGGCGATAGGCAGCGGCACTCTTTATGGCGTCAGCGAGGTGACCGTCTCCAACATGACGATGAACAGAGTCCGCTACGGACTGTACATCAAGAGCGACACTTTGAACGGCGGACTGGTGGCGAACGTCACCTACGAAAACATCTGCCTCTATGATTCTCCCTGGCCGATCACTCTGACCACGAACTACTACCACAAGACGGGCAACCACACGCCAGTGTACCGAAACATCCACTTCAACAACATAAGGGTGCTCACCAATGGGACATTCACGCTGCACGGTCTCAGCAAGTCCTATCCAATCGAGGTCTCCTTCAACAACGTGCATGTCGCTAAAGGTTCTAAATGGTCCGTAAGATACGCACAAGTGAACGGAACTTGGGAAGATGATGCTAGTGGCAGTTCATGCAGTAATCCCAGTAACTAA